The Cyclopterus lumpus isolate fCycLum1 chromosome 12, fCycLum1.pri, whole genome shotgun sequence genome window below encodes:
- the LOC117740382 gene encoding annexin A1-like: MSFFKKFFNDVIRKKDPVDDTVKVKGQPKPKFYGTVAPYPNFSASQDAVTFQSAIESKEVDEDVIIAILVKRSNEQRQKIKVVYEASTGKRLDKALKSVLRSDLEDISLALLMDSVHYDAYLLRKATKGFGTNEDILVEILATRSNQEIREIKMVFQEEYQSELEEVIRDETSGDFTSALLAMLKANKDESKEIDNNQARKDAEILFEAGENTKGINVSTFIDILTTRNALQLAKTFQHYASVSDVTLPKALDMELKGDIEDCLVDIVKCSWNTPAFFAEKLHLAMKGHGTCDDTLIRVLVSRSEVDLKKIVQEYRAMYDVSLQDDILKDTKGHYEAILLGLCGPH, translated from the exons ATGTCTTTCTTCAAGAAATTCTTCAACGATGTCATCCGTAAAAAAGACCCCGTCGATGACACCGTTAAA GTGAAGGGTCAGCCGAAGCCTAAGTTCTATGGAACAGTCGCCCCGTACCCGAACTTCAGTGCCAGCCAAGATGCAGTCACTTTCCAGAGCGCCATTGAgagtaaag AAGTGGACGAGGACGTGATCATTGCAATCCTGGTGAAGAGAAGCAACGAGCAGAGACAGAAGATCAAAGTAGTTTATGAGGCGTCCACTGGGAAG AGGCTGGATAAAGCTCTAAAGTCTGTTCTCAGGTCAGATTTAGAGGACATATCTCTGGCCCTGCTCATGGATTCGGTCCACTATGATGCCTACCTGCTCAGGAAGGCCACGAAG GGTTTCGGCACAAATGAAGACATCCTGGTGGAGATTCTGGCTACAAGATCAAACCAAGAGATTCGAGAGATTAAGATGGTCTTCCAAGAAG AGTACCAATCAGAGCTGGAGGAAGTCATTCGGGATGAAACCAGCGGGGACTTCACCTCGGCCCTTCTGGCCATGTTGAAAGCAAACAAAGACGAGAGCAAGGAAATCGACAACAATCAGGCCCGAAAGGACGCAGAG ATTCTGTTCGAGGCCGGTGAGAATACCAAAGGAATCAATGTTTCGACCTTCATCGACATCCTGACCACCCGGAACGCGCTGCAGCTCGCAAAGA CATTCCAGCACTACGCCAGTGTCAGTGACGTCACGTTGCCCAAAGCCCTGGACATGGAGCTGAAGGGAGACATTGAGGACTGTCTGGTTGACATTG TGAAATGTTCCTGGAACACGCCAGCTTTCTTCGCAGAGAAGCTCCATCTGGCCATGAAG GGTCACGGCACATGTGACGACACACTGATCAGGGTGCTGGTGAGCCGCTCTGAGGTCGACCTGAAGAAGATCGTGCAGGAATACAGGGCCATGTATGATGTCAGCTTACAGGACGACATACTG AAAGACACTAAAGGACATTATGAGGCTATCCTGCTCGGACTGTGTGGACCTCACTGA